One genomic window of Deinococcus misasensis DSM 22328 includes the following:
- a CDS encoding helix-turn-helix domain-containing protein, which produces MNALPVGAELRAIRETKRYTLKEVEAMTGISNAYLSQVETGKILKPSPDKLWALAEVYAVPFEALMQQAGYISFDASLNPDKLRQRGFKTLHGAALLHADLTPKEEHDLWLYLTLILRHKETQ; this is translated from the coding sequence GTGAATGCTTTACCTGTTGGTGCTGAGTTGAGGGCCATTCGGGAAACCAAGCGCTACACCCTGAAAGAAGTGGAAGCCATGACTGGGATCAGTAATGCCTACCTCTCCCAAGTGGAAACAGGGAAGATTTTGAAGCCCTCGCCTGACAAGCTCTGGGCACTGGCCGAAGTTTACGCTGTGCCCTTTGAAGCCCTGATGCAGCAGGCAGGATACATCTCCTTTGATGCCAGTTTGAACCCCGACAAGCTGAGGCAGAGGGGCTTCAAAACACTGCATGGGGCTGCTCTGCTGCATGCAGACTTGACCCCCAAAGAGGAGCACGACCTGTGGCTGTACCTGACACTCATCCTCAGACACAAGGAGACACAATGA
- a CDS encoding UvrD-helicase domain-containing protein: MFKPNAYQQRIFDWIKNGSGNAIVSATAGSGKTSTLTHAAHLIPQGEGLFLAFNNHICKELKGRLGRSMEARTIHSIGLEALKATGMKLEAQPNKGKYRDIVKSLLLKVAQRYKDLDVSPLKDPLLEIVRYAMLTMNPLESTRDFYQLTRAYQVEFPADQDNLLRELAVAAMRYGERYVTEQGVYSFDDMVYLPAKWRLSPKRKYAWVFVDETQDLNAAQMEVVSHAIAPEGRALFVGDRSQAIYGFAGADHRSMDVIKDAFNAVEMPLSICYRCPTSHIALAKELDRSIEPAPMASEGILGELPSGVPLHQYVRDGDLILCRMNAPLIEKVFDLIRHGVPARVRGRDIASGLMTLAETVWKKARAPYWTPEGFELALDAYLQSQKELIRRKSISLEDQDALIAELADKIHALEVINEQAQPFSLEQLSQRIGSLFSEDREGVILSTIHKAKGLEADRVFIVAPEKLPLTTKTAVAAAAERCIEFVALTRAKKALVFVGSYSRFLGKARKPLALLSDGELGYAGDQPGKPVPVQGGLW; this comes from the coding sequence ATGTTCAAACCCAACGCCTACCAACAACGGATTTTTGACTGGATCAAAAATGGCAGTGGGAACGCGATTGTTTCCGCGACCGCTGGATCCGGCAAGACCAGCACCCTCACCCACGCAGCCCACTTGATTCCGCAAGGCGAGGGGTTGTTTCTGGCCTTCAACAACCACATCTGCAAGGAGCTCAAGGGCCGTTTGGGGCGCTCCATGGAAGCCCGGACCATCCACAGCATCGGTCTGGAGGCACTGAAGGCCACAGGCATGAAGTTGGAGGCGCAACCGAACAAGGGGAAGTACCGGGACATCGTGAAAAGCCTCCTGCTGAAAGTTGCCCAGAGGTACAAGGATCTGGACGTTAGTCCCCTGAAGGACCCTCTTCTGGAGATCGTGCGTTATGCGATGCTCACCATGAACCCTCTGGAGTCCACCCGCGATTTCTACCAGCTCACACGGGCATACCAGGTGGAATTCCCTGCCGATCAGGACAACCTCTTGCGTGAACTGGCGGTGGCTGCCATGCGGTACGGGGAAAGGTACGTCACAGAGCAAGGGGTTTACAGTTTTGATGACATGGTTTACCTGCCTGCGAAGTGGCGGTTGAGCCCGAAGCGGAAGTACGCTTGGGTTTTCGTGGATGAAACGCAGGACTTGAATGCCGCTCAGATGGAAGTGGTGTCTCACGCGATTGCACCAGAGGGCCGGGCACTGTTCGTGGGGGACCGCAGTCAGGCGATTTACGGCTTTGCTGGTGCGGATCACCGCAGCATGGATGTCATCAAGGACGCCTTCAATGCCGTGGAGATGCCCCTGTCAATCTGCTACAGGTGCCCGACTTCACACATTGCGCTGGCGAAGGAATTGGACCGGAGTATTGAGCCGGCTCCCATGGCCAGCGAGGGCATTCTGGGTGAGTTGCCTTCAGGGGTGCCTTTGCACCAGTACGTGCGGGATGGGGATTTGATTTTGTGCCGGATGAATGCCCCTTTGATCGAGAAGGTTTTCGATTTGATTCGGCATGGGGTGCCTGCTCGGGTGCGTGGCCGGGACATTGCGTCTGGTTTGATGACTCTCGCGGAGACCGTCTGGAAGAAAGCCCGGGCACCTTACTGGACCCCTGAGGGCTTCGAGTTGGCTCTGGATGCCTACCTGCAATCCCAGAAGGAATTGATTCGCCGTAAAAGCATCTCCCTTGAGGATCAGGATGCTTTGATTGCTGAACTGGCTGACAAAATCCATGCTTTGGAGGTCATCAACGAGCAGGCCCAGCCGTTCAGTCTGGAGCAGCTGTCTCAGCGGATTGGGAGTCTGTTTTCTGAGGACCGCGAGGGTGTGATTTTGTCCACCATCCACAAGGCAAAAGGCTTGGAGGCGGACCGGGTGTTCATTGTGGCCCCCGAGAAGCTGCCCCTCACCACGAAGACGGCTGTAGCTGCTGCTGCAGAGCGGTGCATTGAATTCGTGGCCCTCACGCGGGCAAAGAAAGCTCTGGTGTTCGTTGGGAGTTACAGCCGCTTCCTCGGGAAGGCCCGCAAGCCTTTGGCCCTGCTGTCCGATGGCGAGTTGGGGTATGCAGGTGACCAACCCGGCAAGCCTGTCCCTGTGCAAGGAGGTCTCTGGTGA
- a CDS encoding helix-turn-helix domain-containing protein, with protein sequence MPISLPQMELHSPELARIAELLPLIEARLSLPSAPLGIREAAEFLGVGQKEVYRLAGERLIPGIKVANSWRFCREDLAEWVRFSALEGREITVEELRKFQMQQKVGRSK encoded by the coding sequence ATGCCGATCAGCCTGCCACAAATGGAACTGCACAGCCCAGAACTCGCAAGAATCGCCGAGTTGCTGCCCCTGATTGAAGCCCGCCTCTCCCTCCCCTCTGCCCCTCTGGGCATCCGGGAAGCCGCTGAATTCCTCGGGGTAGGCCAGAAGGAAGTGTACAGGCTCGCAGGTGAACGTCTGATTCCGGGCATCAAAGTGGCGAACAGTTGGCGTTTTTGCCGTGAGGATCTCGCAGAGTGGGTGCGCTTCAGTGCCCTCGAAGGCCGTGAAATCACCGTTGAGGAACTCAGGAAGTTCCAGATGCAGCAGAAAGTCGGGAGGTCCAAGTGA
- a CDS encoding transcriptional regulator, with product MQKLKTLRKASGMSAYELSKQAGLATNVVYVIEKRSEAQQSVGIMVNIARTIAKKLNRPVQDVLFEICTDEDLKGGQNADQPATNGTAQPRTRKNRRVAAPD from the coding sequence ATGCAGAAACTCAAAACCCTCCGAAAAGCCAGCGGAATGTCCGCCTACGAGCTCAGCAAGCAAGCCGGCCTCGCCACCAACGTGGTTTACGTGATTGAGAAGCGTTCCGAGGCCCAGCAGTCCGTGGGCATCATGGTCAACATCGCCCGCACCATCGCCAAGAAGCTTAATCGCCCCGTGCAGGACGTGCTGTTCGAAATCTGCACTGATGAGGACTTGAAAGGAGGACAGAATGCCGATCAGCCTGCCACAAATGGAACTGCACAGCCCAGAACTCGCAAGAATCGCCGAGTTGCTGCCCCTGATTGA
- a CDS encoding XRE family transcriptional regulator: protein MKLTFGEQLTEWRHKAGKEKKLTHMEVSARTGISQGSMSKLENNYAAPAGLRADQITKLLRLYKITLQEFFDAMNDSQQAEFLPRAKEVAEALADDPLGQFEITIQTGSTSNEYTPLPVYPLKAAENPAGFQNLSFSVAIKPNQLKDGILALQMAGNEMHSMRPNAIRDGDIFLVNTLATTPEENQIYVIAHQNEIHVRRYRAGFMMPDNPEHTPLPLGEARIIGHAYLLYPNKPL from the coding sequence ATGAAACTGACTTTCGGAGAACAGCTCACCGAGTGGAGACACAAAGCTGGAAAAGAAAAAAAGCTCACCCACATGGAAGTCTCAGCCAGAACAGGCATCTCGCAAGGCAGCATGAGCAAACTTGAAAACAACTACGCAGCCCCAGCAGGCCTCCGCGCAGACCAGATCACCAAACTCCTCCGCCTCTACAAAATCACCCTCCAGGAATTCTTCGACGCCATGAACGATTCTCAGCAAGCAGAATTCCTCCCCAGAGCCAAAGAAGTCGCAGAAGCCCTCGCAGATGACCCCCTCGGGCAATTCGAGATCACCATCCAGACCGGCAGCACCAGCAACGAATACACCCCACTGCCCGTCTACCCCCTCAAAGCCGCCGAGAACCCAGCAGGCTTCCAGAACCTCAGCTTCAGCGTCGCCATCAAACCCAACCAACTCAAAGACGGCATCCTCGCCCTCCAGATGGCCGGGAATGAAATGCACAGCATGCGCCCCAACGCCATCCGCGACGGTGACATCTTCCTCGTGAACACCCTCGCCACCACCCCAGAAGAAAACCAGATTTACGTCATCGCCCACCAGAACGAAATCCACGTCCGCAGGTACCGCGCTGGCTTCATGATGCCCGACAACCCCGAGCACACCCCCCTCCCACTGGGAGAGGCCCGCATCATCGGCCATGCCTACCTGCTCTACCCCAACAAACCCCTCTGA
- a CDS encoding tyrosine-type recombinase/integrase, whose protein sequence is MPKKTERRGIGSIYYSETHTAWVAELNLGKDGLTGKRKTIKRYFKGPETDKKIKREAEKKLAELIADHGRGVLSDPTKLTVNEWMDDHLKRRNSQDIVNVTRRANHYSVEYIKKHIGTLQMQQVQPYHLQQVLDAATRDYSHSSRMKILTAMRKGFQEAHALGVIAKNPMLQIQAPRAPRHAKKKGIAWTQKEVDLILAAATAQRMFPLWCLAFSTGARIGELQALKLQDLDLHTMRVQILRTVSGHGTTFNLPPEITEGKSSAAQRIVPLPENLKPILVQWLERRAADKREAGQLWQEHEWLFPTTLGTLTHYQTLYRNFRKVVQVTKVTPGTIHDIRRTYITLSIRAGVMPEVVAKLVGHSSIKITLEEYRKIQSDEVDEAAVKVAGIIRSVDEKGDLSLQSHYGAQMKKRPRTKKAI, encoded by the coding sequence ATGCCCAAGAAAACCGAACGCCGGGGCATCGGAAGCATCTACTACAGCGAAACCCACACCGCTTGGGTCGCAGAACTCAACCTCGGCAAAGACGGCCTCACCGGGAAACGCAAAACCATCAAGCGTTACTTCAAAGGCCCCGAAACCGACAAGAAAATCAAACGCGAAGCCGAAAAGAAACTCGCTGAACTCATCGCCGACCATGGCCGTGGCGTGCTCTCAGACCCCACAAAACTCACCGTCAACGAATGGATGGATGACCACCTCAAACGCAGGAACAGCCAAGACATCGTCAACGTCACCCGCAGGGCAAACCATTACTCCGTCGAGTACATCAAAAAGCACATCGGCACCCTCCAGATGCAGCAGGTGCAACCCTACCACCTCCAGCAGGTCCTCGATGCAGCCACACGGGATTACTCCCACAGCAGCAGAATGAAGATCCTCACCGCCATGCGGAAAGGCTTTCAGGAGGCCCATGCACTCGGGGTGATCGCCAAAAACCCCATGCTGCAAATCCAAGCGCCCAGAGCCCCACGCCACGCCAAGAAAAAAGGCATCGCGTGGACACAAAAAGAAGTGGACTTGATCCTTGCAGCAGCCACCGCCCAGAGGATGTTCCCCCTCTGGTGCCTCGCTTTTTCCACAGGGGCACGCATCGGGGAACTGCAAGCCCTGAAACTCCAAGACCTCGATTTGCACACCATGCGCGTGCAGATCCTCAGGACCGTCAGTGGCCACGGCACCACCTTCAACCTGCCCCCAGAGATCACCGAAGGGAAATCCAGCGCAGCCCAGAGGATCGTGCCCCTCCCAGAGAACCTGAAGCCAATCCTCGTGCAGTGGCTGGAACGCAGGGCTGCAGACAAACGCGAAGCTGGCCAACTCTGGCAGGAACACGAGTGGCTTTTCCCCACCACCCTCGGGACCCTCACCCACTACCAGACCCTCTACCGCAATTTCAGGAAGGTCGTGCAGGTCACCAAGGTCACACCCGGCACCATCCACGACATCCGGCGCACCTACATCACCCTCAGCATCCGCGCAGGCGTCATGCCTGAAGTGGTCGCCAAGCTCGTCGGGCACTCCAGCATCAAAATCACCCTGGAGGAATACCGCAAGATCCAGAGCGATGAGGTGGACGAAGCGGCAGTGAAAGTGGCCGGAATCATTCGAAGCGTGGACGAAAAAGGCGACTTGTCACTGCAAAGTCACTACGGTGCCCAAATGAAGAAACGCCCACGCACAAAAAAAGCCATCTAG
- a CDS encoding heme-dependent oxidative N-demethylase subunit alpha family protein, protein MDLSFLPEPKPPFMVQDTFEIKADVFALGSVVNGKLEQFHFVPDNHFEFYIQEKLQVLQANPHEHRLIQSSDPEGLEDALWQVFETFAREHPQLLEVKGPEVHLRAFGLVLNREHRTIKALNPSALGRQVHDHLARQSGLVWLLDALALTVQEDLVVLREHPEGHHSAEALSVCFPSGWSPAEKLGRNFDFIHGPVAENARLLRSSRNLMQALFHKGPFVRFGWGLSTSGDLNAHPSLPKKPVPHEDIGNGVFLRMERQTTLALPEQGRALFTIRIYMNSLNERLQKDPALRPRLIRLLKSVHPEVIKYKGMQDLLVPVLGHLEMKSE, encoded by the coding sequence ATGGACCTTTCTTTTCTGCCTGAACCCAAGCCGCCTTTCATGGTGCAAGACACCTTCGAAATCAAAGCCGATGTGTTTGCTCTGGGCAGTGTCGTGAATGGCAAGCTGGAACAGTTTCACTTTGTGCCAGACAACCATTTTGAGTTTTACATCCAAGAAAAATTGCAGGTTTTGCAAGCCAACCCCCACGAGCACCGCCTGATTCAGAGTTCAGACCCAGAGGGTCTGGAAGATGCGCTCTGGCAGGTGTTTGAAACGTTTGCCAGAGAACACCCTCAACTGCTGGAGGTAAAGGGTCCAGAAGTCCATCTGAGAGCCTTTGGACTGGTGCTGAACCGTGAGCACAGGACCATCAAGGCCCTGAATCCTTCTGCTCTGGGAAGGCAGGTTCATGACCATCTGGCAAGGCAGTCCGGGCTGGTGTGGCTTCTGGACGCTCTGGCCCTCACGGTTCAGGAGGATCTGGTGGTGCTCCGTGAACACCCTGAAGGACACCACTCTGCCGAAGCCCTTTCGGTGTGCTTCCCGAGCGGTTGGTCTCCTGCAGAAAAATTGGGGAGGAATTTTGATTTCATTCATGGGCCAGTGGCAGAAAATGCACGGCTGCTCAGGTCCAGCCGGAACCTGATGCAGGCCCTTTTTCACAAAGGACCGTTTGTGCGTTTCGGTTGGGGGCTCAGCACTTCTGGGGACCTCAATGCCCATCCATCTCTGCCCAAAAAGCCTGTGCCTCATGAAGACATCGGGAATGGGGTGTTTTTGCGGATGGAACGGCAAACCACCCTGGCCTTGCCCGAGCAGGGCCGTGCCCTGTTCACCATTCGCATCTACATGAATTCCCTTAATGAACGGTTGCAGAAGGATCCTGCCTTGCGTCCCAGATTGATTCGCCTCTTGAAATCTGTGCATCCAGAAGTCATAAAATACAAAGGGATGCAGGACCTGCTGGTTCCGGTGCTCGGGCATCTGGAAATGAAATCTGAATGA
- a CDS encoding chemotaxis protein CheB → MKTGRVVRVLLVDDSAVQLDLLHQTLEQDPQLKVVGVAHSGPEALKLLPELRPDVVAIDLNMPGMDGFQVSERIMQDFPTPILLLTMSAEQAVLSHDAHRSGAITLMLKPQASDPSAIQNLQQTLKTVASIKMVRRHAVKPSHNKTATRSPYQLVVVAASTGGPPVLQTLLSRLPAEFPIPILIVQHIAPGFEASLQNWLQNTSPLPIHLAREGMEATRGVYLGPSGSHLEVHKVQHKTLLHLSQKDAVRGHRPSADVLFQSAVKAFGHQLIGIQLTGMGDDGASGLKAIRDAGGLTIVQSEQSSAVFGMPQSAIRMGAAQHVLEPEDIPLKMLEALGIQEH, encoded by the coding sequence TTGAAAACCGGACGGGTGGTGCGGGTGCTGCTGGTGGATGACTCCGCAGTGCAACTGGACCTGCTGCACCAGACTCTGGAGCAGGATCCGCAACTGAAGGTGGTCGGGGTGGCCCACTCTGGCCCGGAAGCCCTGAAACTGCTACCCGAATTGCGCCCGGATGTGGTGGCCATCGACCTGAACATGCCTGGCATGGACGGTTTTCAGGTCAGTGAGCGCATCATGCAGGATTTTCCCACCCCCATCCTCTTGCTCACCATGTCTGCAGAACAGGCGGTGCTCAGCCATGACGCCCACCGCAGTGGAGCCATCACCCTGATGCTCAAACCCCAGGCATCCGATCCGTCTGCCATTCAGAACCTTCAGCAGACCCTCAAAACCGTGGCAAGCATCAAAATGGTGCGCCGTCACGCAGTCAAACCCTCCCACAACAAAACAGCAACCCGGTCACCCTACCAGCTGGTGGTGGTGGCGGCCTCCACTGGGGGGCCTCCAGTCCTGCAAACCCTGCTCAGCAGGCTGCCAGCAGAATTTCCCATCCCGATCCTGATCGTGCAGCACATCGCACCGGGCTTTGAAGCCTCCCTGCAAAACTGGCTGCAAAACACCTCTCCCCTGCCGATCCATCTGGCCCGAGAAGGCATGGAGGCCACCCGGGGGGTGTACCTCGGGCCGAGCGGAAGCCATCTGGAGGTGCACAAAGTCCAGCACAAAACCCTCTTGCACCTCAGTCAGAAAGATGCGGTTCGGGGGCACCGCCCGAGTGCCGATGTGCTGTTTCAATCTGCCGTGAAAGCTTTTGGCCATCAACTCATTGGCATCCAGTTGACCGGCATGGGCGACGATGGAGCCTCGGGCCTGAAGGCCATTCGGGATGCAGGAGGACTCACCATTGTGCAAAGCGAGCAAAGTTCAGCGGTGTTCGGCATGCCCCAATCCGCCATTCGCATGGGAGCGGCCCAGCACGTGCTGGAGCCCGAGGACATCCCCCTGAAAATGCTGGAGGCCCTCGGGATCCAAGAACATTGA
- a CDS encoding hybrid sensor histidine kinase/response regulator gives MNTRPTSQLLQQVFAFELRQHLKGLQLPLLREALQRAALVLEWPGLQAALPQLLQASEPEWEKRLQRWIPALEAGNWPDLGTQPLVQKRPEKARPERGQDVRVTLQQLEGLFAHAGELTVLKNRLGEHLLQLQHLHPETEWDLQKQQAEWVRLLRQDHFELHRISEELTQLVLEMRLRPASLLLTPLERLVRDLGQTQGKKVHFEIEGADTELDRNLLDPLKEALIHLLRNAMDHGLETPLERRKAGKPETGHLKLSLQSKGDTLSLSLSDDGQGVSSSKVQQKAVQQGLIQAGTVLSEEEVFELLFRPGFSTAPEVSEISGRGVGLDAVRAHLEQLGGEIWLTSQSKQGTTFHLRLPQTLATTRAFVVQVAGQPFALPSRHIERILKPEKWMVVDLQRSVNWQGTAIPVFDLSETLGLPEAPAPFTVVLNLADRMVGLNVEQVLNEDEFVIKPLPWGIPDHTPFQGVVLDHAGGLVPVLNVSHLSIHARPRAKAPVAAPKDLQHILVADDSLAVRTIQRSILEMAGFQVQVAENGRMALQVLKQGQFDLLLSDIEMPEMTGIELTRAIRQDPHLQHLPVVLITSMSSPQHREEGMLAGADAYLIKGNYAPEDLLDTIGRLI, from the coding sequence ATGAACACCAGACCGACTTCCCAGCTGCTCCAACAGGTTTTTGCTTTTGAACTCCGGCAGCACCTGAAGGGCCTGCAGTTGCCTCTTTTGCGTGAAGCCCTGCAGCGGGCCGCTCTGGTGCTGGAGTGGCCCGGTCTGCAAGCTGCACTGCCCCAACTGTTGCAAGCCTCTGAACCCGAGTGGGAAAAACGCCTGCAAAGGTGGATTCCTGCTCTGGAAGCAGGAAACTGGCCTGATCTGGGAACCCAACCCTTGGTCCAAAAACGGCCTGAAAAGGCGCGACCAGAGCGGGGGCAGGATGTGCGGGTGACCTTGCAGCAGCTTGAAGGGCTGTTCGCCCACGCTGGAGAATTGACGGTGCTGAAAAACCGCCTGGGAGAACACCTGCTGCAACTGCAACACCTGCATCCTGAGACCGAATGGGACCTCCAGAAACAGCAGGCCGAGTGGGTGCGCCTGCTGAGACAGGACCACTTCGAACTCCACCGCATCAGTGAAGAATTGACCCAACTGGTGCTCGAAATGCGCCTCCGCCCAGCCTCTTTGCTGCTCACCCCTCTGGAACGTCTGGTGCGCGATCTCGGGCAGACACAGGGAAAAAAAGTGCACTTTGAGATCGAGGGAGCAGACACCGAACTGGACCGCAACCTGCTGGATCCCCTCAAAGAAGCCCTGATCCACCTGCTGCGCAATGCCATGGACCACGGTCTGGAAACCCCTCTGGAACGGCGGAAAGCAGGCAAACCCGAGACCGGGCACCTGAAACTCAGCCTCCAGAGCAAAGGCGACACCCTGTCCCTTTCCCTGTCCGACGATGGACAGGGGGTGTCCAGCAGCAAAGTGCAGCAAAAAGCCGTTCAGCAAGGACTCATTCAGGCTGGAACGGTGCTTTCCGAAGAGGAGGTGTTCGAACTGCTGTTCCGTCCGGGATTCAGCACCGCTCCAGAGGTGTCTGAAATCTCAGGGCGTGGGGTGGGCCTTGATGCGGTGCGTGCCCATCTGGAACAGCTCGGAGGGGAAATCTGGCTGACCAGCCAGAGCAAGCAAGGCACCACCTTTCATCTGCGGTTGCCCCAGACCCTTGCCACCACCCGCGCTTTTGTGGTGCAGGTGGCCGGGCAACCCTTCGCTTTGCCTTCCAGACACATTGAGCGCATCCTGAAACCCGAGAAATGGATGGTGGTGGACCTGCAACGCAGCGTGAACTGGCAGGGCACAGCCATTCCGGTTTTTGACCTCAGCGAAACCCTCGGGTTGCCAGAGGCCCCAGCCCCTTTCACGGTGGTGCTCAATCTGGCGGACCGGATGGTGGGCTTGAATGTCGAACAGGTCCTGAATGAAGATGAGTTTGTGATCAAACCTTTGCCGTGGGGCATCCCGGACCACACCCCGTTTCAGGGGGTGGTGCTGGACCACGCAGGCGGTCTGGTTCCTGTGCTGAATGTTTCGCACCTGTCCATCCACGCGAGACCCAGAGCCAAAGCCCCTGTGGCTGCACCCAAAGACCTGCAGCACATTCTGGTCGCAGACGACTCTCTGGCAGTGCGCACCATCCAGCGCAGCATTCTGGAAATGGCAGGCTTTCAGGTGCAGGTCGCTGAAAACGGACGCATGGCCTTGCAGGTGCTCAAACAAGGCCAATTTGACCTGCTGCTTTCCGACATCGAAATGCCCGAGATGACCGGCATTGAACTGACCCGTGCCATCCGTCAGGACCCACACCTGCAGCACCTCCCAGTGGTGCTGATCACTTCGATGTCCAGTCCCCAGCACCGCGAAGAAGGCATGCTGGCAGGTGCAGACGCCTACCTCATCAAAGGCAATTACGCTCCCGAGGACCTGCTGGACACCATCGGGAGGCTGATTTGA